A genomic window from Pseudomonas leptonychotis includes:
- a CDS encoding polyamine ABC transporter substrate-binding protein, with protein MKIIKTLFTTAICGATLLTGAAQAETAAPQRELRVYNWADYMLPSVPKDFAANSGIKLTWDIFDTNEGLEAKLLTGNSGYDLVVPTNTFLENEIKAGVFQKLDKTQLPNWKNLDPGLLELMTANDPGNQYAVPYMYGTVLIGFNPDKVKEVLGADAPVDSWDLIFKEENISKLKQCGVAMLDSPGEILPIALHYLGLDPNSTKPDDYKKATELMLKIRPYVAYFHSAKYMTDIANGNICVAIGYSGSFYQFANRAKEAGNGVVVDWRLPKEGAPLWFDSFAIPKSAQNVAEAHEFLNNLLDPNVVAPISDFLGYPNPNKAAMPLVGTEIRDNPGLTPTSEAQKTLYVLQPLPQKVERIRTRAWTTIKSGT; from the coding sequence ATGAAAATAATCAAAACCCTGTTCACCACCGCCATCTGCGGTGCAACCTTATTGACCGGCGCAGCGCAGGCCGAAACCGCAGCACCACAGCGCGAACTGCGCGTGTACAACTGGGCCGACTACATGCTGCCCTCGGTACCCAAGGACTTTGCCGCCAACAGCGGCATCAAGCTGACCTGGGACATCTTCGACACCAACGAAGGCCTGGAAGCCAAGCTGCTTACCGGCAACTCGGGTTACGACCTGGTGGTGCCGACCAACACCTTCCTCGAAAACGAAATCAAAGCCGGCGTGTTCCAAAAACTGGATAAAACCCAGCTGCCCAACTGGAAAAACCTCGACCCCGGCCTGCTGGAATTGATGACCGCCAACGACCCCGGTAACCAATACGCAGTGCCCTACATGTACGGCACCGTGCTGATCGGTTTCAACCCGGACAAAGTCAAAGAAGTGCTCGGCGCTGATGCACCGGTGGACAGCTGGGACCTGATCTTCAAAGAAGAGAACATCAGCAAGCTCAAGCAGTGCGGCGTGGCCATGCTCGACTCGCCGGGCGAGATTCTGCCCATTGCCCTGCACTACCTGGGTCTGGACCCGAATAGCACCAAGCCGGATGACTACAAAAAAGCCACCGAGCTGATGCTGAAAATCCGCCCCTACGTCGCCTACTTCCACTCAGCCAAGTACATGACCGATATCGCCAACGGCAACATCTGCGTGGCCATCGGCTACTCCGGCAGCTTCTACCAGTTCGCCAACCGCGCCAAAGAAGCCGGCAACGGCGTGGTGGTCGACTGGCGCTTGCCGAAGGAGGGCGCACCGCTGTGGTTCGACTCCTTCGCCATTCCGAAAAGCGCACAGAACGTTGCTGAGGCCCATGAGTTCCTCAACAACCTGCTCGACCCAAACGTGGTGGCGCCAATCAGCGACTTTCTCGGCTACCCCAACCCGAACAAGGCCGCCATGCCACTGGTGGGCACAGAGATCCGCGACAACCCCGGCCTGACTCCAACCAGCGAGGCACAAAAGACCCTCTACGTGCTGCAACCGCTGCCGCAGAAAGTCGAACGCATACGCACTCGCGCCTGGACCACCATCAAGTCCGGCACCTGA
- a CDS encoding LysR substrate-binding domain-containing protein → MNLESKWLEDFVTLAATRSFSQAAQKRFVTQPAFSRRIRSLENMLGLTLVNRSCTPVELTESGQLFLVTARSMVEQLGEVVRHLHNLEGQQGEVMQIAAAHSLTLGFFPEWIARLRREGLPLTTRLVATNVGEAVHSLREGACDLILAYYDPDAALQMDPEIFPSLHLGRTEMLPVCAVDEDRQPLFDLESGQSVPLLAYTAGAFLGRSVNLLLRQRVLRSTTVYETAMADSLKSMALQGMGVAWVPRLSVTGELARGELVVCGGEQWQVPLEIRLYRCALVRKASVRLLWRKLESGEVGA, encoded by the coding sequence ATGAACCTTGAAAGTAAATGGCTGGAAGACTTCGTTACCCTGGCTGCCACCCGCAGTTTTTCCCAGGCGGCGCAAAAGCGCTTCGTTACTCAGCCGGCGTTCAGCCGGCGGATTCGCAGCCTGGAAAACATGCTCGGCCTTACCCTGGTAAATCGCAGCTGCACACCGGTCGAGCTGACCGAGTCCGGCCAGCTGTTTTTAGTCACGGCAAGGAGCATGGTCGAGCAGCTGGGTGAGGTGGTGCGCCATCTGCATAACCTCGAAGGCCAGCAGGGTGAGGTGATGCAGATCGCCGCAGCGCACTCACTGACTCTGGGTTTTTTCCCCGAGTGGATCGCCCGTCTGCGCCGCGAGGGTTTGCCGCTGACCACCCGGCTGGTCGCCACCAACGTCGGTGAAGCGGTGCATTCGCTGCGTGAAGGGGCCTGCGATCTGATTCTTGCCTACTACGACCCGGATGCTGCGTTGCAGATGGATCCGGAGATTTTCCCTTCGCTGCACTTGGGCCGTACCGAGATGTTGCCGGTGTGCGCGGTCGATGAGGATCGCCAGCCGTTGTTCGATCTAGAAAGTGGTCAGAGTGTGCCACTGCTGGCCTATACAGCCGGAGCGTTCCTCGGCCGATCAGTCAACCTGCTGCTTCGTCAGCGCGTGCTGCGCTCGACCACCGTGTATGAAACGGCGATGGCCGACAGCCTGAAAAGCATGGCCCTGCAAGGGATGGGCGTGGCCTGGGTGCCGCGTTTATCGGTGACGGGGGAGTTAGCGAGGGGCGAGCTGGTGGTGTGTGGCGGCGAGCAATGGCAGGTGCCGCTGGAGATTCGCCTGTACCGCTGCGCGCTGGTGCGCAAAGCCTCGGTGCGGCTGCTGTGGCGCAAGCTAGAGAGTGGCGAGGTCGGTGCTTAG
- the aspA gene encoding aspartate ammonia-lyase, with the protein MSPVASSRIEKDLLGTLDVPADAYYGIQTLRAVQNFRLSGVTLSHYPKLVVALAMVKQAAADANRELGHLSAAKHTAISTACARIIQGEFHDQFVVDMIQGGAGTSTNMNANEVIANVALEAMGFEKGDYKQLHPNNDVNMAQSTNDAYPTAIRLGLLLGHDSLLTALDKLIQSLSKKHLEFSHVLKMGRTQLQDAVPMTLGQEFRAFATTLSEDLQHLKLLAPTLLTEVNLGGTAIGTGINADPQYQLMAVKRLAIISGQPLTPAADLIEATSDMGAFVLFSGMLKRTAVKMSKMCNDLRLLSSGPRTGINEINLPARQPGSSIMPGKVNPVIPEAVNQVAFEVIGNDLALTMAAEGGQLQLNVMEPLIAYKIFDSIRLLTRAMDMLRELCIDGITANEARCRELMENSIGLITALNPYIGYENATRIAKVALESGRSVLELVREEKLLGDAELADILRPENMIAPRLVPLSA; encoded by the coding sequence ATGTCCCCTGTTGCATCATCGCGCATCGAAAAAGACCTGCTCGGCACCCTCGACGTTCCTGCTGACGCCTATTACGGCATCCAGACCCTGCGCGCAGTGCAGAACTTTCGCCTGTCCGGCGTGACGCTGTCGCACTACCCAAAATTGGTCGTAGCTCTGGCCATGGTCAAGCAGGCCGCCGCCGATGCCAACCGCGAACTGGGCCATCTGTCTGCCGCCAAGCACACCGCGATCAGCACCGCTTGCGCACGCATCATTCAGGGCGAGTTTCACGATCAATTCGTGGTCGACATGATTCAGGGCGGCGCCGGCACCTCGACCAACATGAACGCCAACGAGGTGATCGCCAACGTCGCCCTGGAAGCCATGGGTTTCGAGAAAGGTGACTACAAGCAGCTGCACCCGAACAACGACGTGAACATGGCGCAGTCGACCAACGACGCCTACCCGACCGCCATTCGCCTCGGCCTGCTGCTGGGCCACGACAGCCTGCTCACCGCGCTGGACAAGCTGATCCAATCGCTGTCGAAGAAGCACCTGGAGTTCAGCCATGTGCTGAAGATGGGTCGCACTCAGCTGCAAGACGCCGTACCGATGACCCTCGGCCAGGAATTCCGCGCCTTCGCTACCACCCTCAGCGAAGACCTGCAGCACCTCAAACTGCTCGCCCCGACCCTGCTTACCGAAGTGAATCTGGGCGGTACCGCGATCGGCACCGGCATCAACGCCGACCCGCAGTATCAGCTGATGGCAGTCAAGCGTTTGGCCATCATCAGCGGCCAGCCGCTGACCCCCGCCGCCGACCTGATCGAAGCCACCTCGGACATGGGCGCCTTCGTGCTGTTCTCCGGCATGCTCAAGCGCACCGCAGTGAAGATGTCGAAGATGTGCAACGACCTGCGCCTGCTCTCCAGTGGCCCGCGCACCGGCATCAATGAAATCAACCTGCCGGCGCGTCAGCCAGGCAGCTCGATCATGCCCGGCAAGGTCAACCCGGTGATCCCGGAAGCGGTTAATCAGGTGGCCTTTGAAGTGATCGGTAACGACCTGGCGCTGACCATGGCCGCCGAAGGTGGCCAGCTGCAGCTCAACGTCATGGAGCCGCTGATCGCCTACAAGATCTTCGACTCGATCCGCCTGCTCACCCGCGCCATGGATATGCTGCGCGAGCTGTGTATCGACGGCATCACCGCCAACGAAGCGCGCTGCCGTGAATTGATGGAAAACTCCATCGGCCTGATCACCGCACTCAATCCTTACATCGGCTACGAGAACGCCACCCGCATCGCCAAGGTGGCGCTGGAAAGTGGTCGCAGCGTGCTGGAATTGGTACGCGAGGAGAAGCTGCTGGGCGACGCCGAGCTCGCCGATATCCTGCGCCCCGAGAACATGATCGCCCCGCGCCTGGTGCCGCTCAGCGCTTAA
- a CDS encoding MauE/DoxX family redox-associated membrane protein, giving the protein MDSDKPKQATLYRMVMKNHLCPYGLKSKDLLKRKGFDVDDRHLTTRAETDAFQNQHNVDTTPQTWIGGQRIGGYDALRKHFGEPVKGPDETSYTPVFAIFAVSLLMALAMSWAAYGSLLTVRALEWFIAVAMCVLAIQKLQDVESFSTMFLNYDLLARRWVRYGYLYPFGEGLAGVLMISGALVWLAAPVALFIGSVGAVSVIKAVYLDKRELKCACVGGSSKVPLGFVSLTENLMMVAMGAWMLAKAL; this is encoded by the coding sequence ATGGACTCAGATAAGCCAAAACAAGCCACGCTGTATCGCATGGTGATGAAGAACCACCTCTGCCCTTATGGCCTCAAGTCGAAGGATTTGCTCAAGCGTAAAGGCTTCGACGTAGACGACCGCCACCTGACAACGCGCGCGGAAACCGACGCCTTCCAGAACCAACACAACGTAGATACAACACCGCAGACATGGATCGGCGGCCAACGCATCGGTGGCTACGATGCCTTGCGTAAACATTTCGGTGAGCCGGTAAAAGGGCCGGATGAAACCAGCTATACGCCCGTCTTTGCCATCTTCGCTGTTTCACTGTTGATGGCATTGGCCATGAGCTGGGCGGCGTATGGCAGCCTATTAACGGTGCGTGCGCTGGAATGGTTTATCGCCGTGGCCATGTGTGTGCTGGCCATCCAGAAATTGCAGGACGTCGAGAGTTTTTCGACCATGTTCCTCAACTACGATTTGCTGGCGCGCAGATGGGTACGCTATGGCTATCTTTATCCGTTCGGCGAGGGGCTGGCGGGGGTACTGATGATTTCAGGTGCGCTGGTTTGGCTTGCCGCACCCGTGGCGTTGTTTATCGGTTCAGTGGGCGCGGTTTCAGTGATCAAAGCCGTGTATCTCGACAAGCGTGAACTCAAATGCGCCTGTGTCGGCGGTAGCAGTAAGGTGCCGCTGGGTTTTGTATCCTTGACGGAAAACCTGATGATGGTCGCCATGGGAGCGTGGATGCTGGCCAAAGCTTTATAA
- a CDS encoding mechanosensitive ion channel family protein produces MKRRTRTPRHTLLVLALLVGLLPGEHILAQAEDAPAAPESVVNIDAEAAESDEKIRSRIENIFAELEPLREVSVYVGEGVVILRGEVANEVAAQQAERLASRLAGVVTVTDEMSRTLAVADNVRPVLERLRTQSLNFIKALPLIGLALLVLTVFILLGNFLAGRQFLWRKIAPNPFLADLMAQATRVVILLLGIILALNLLGAAAVITTILGGAGVIGLAIGFAVRDTVENYISSVMLSLRQPFRAKDHVVINDLEGIVVRLTSRATILMTLDGNHMRIPNAAVFKGIILNYSTNPERRFEFELGVDAEDDPVAGMKAGLDAIRTLDFILQDPEPDALINTVGDSNIVLTFYAWIDQRETNFGKARSLAIRAAMRALEEQGFTLPEPIYRLRFDPEVNTALFSALDGKNAGVTPLASGEDKNDSAATRVKRGDAVLDVTPDKHLEQKVDAEIRSDQGNDLLDKDVPHE; encoded by the coding sequence ATGAAACGCCGCACCCGCACGCCGCGCCACACGCTACTGGTACTCGCACTGCTCGTTGGCTTATTGCCCGGCGAGCACATTTTGGCTCAAGCGGAAGATGCGCCCGCCGCGCCCGAATCGGTGGTGAACATCGACGCCGAGGCGGCAGAAAGCGATGAGAAGATCAGGTCGCGCATCGAGAATATTTTTGCCGAACTGGAACCGCTGCGCGAAGTCAGTGTGTATGTCGGCGAAGGCGTGGTCATTCTGCGCGGCGAGGTCGCCAACGAAGTCGCCGCGCAGCAAGCCGAGCGCCTCGCCAGCCGACTCGCCGGAGTGGTCACGGTAACCGACGAGATGAGCCGCACGCTGGCCGTGGCCGATAACGTGCGGCCGGTGCTCGAACGCTTGCGTACACAAAGCCTGAATTTTATAAAAGCGCTGCCATTGATTGGTCTCGCGCTGCTGGTTTTAACCGTCTTTATCCTGCTCGGTAACTTCCTCGCCGGCCGGCAATTTTTGTGGCGAAAAATAGCGCCCAATCCCTTTTTAGCCGACCTAATGGCCCAAGCCACACGCGTGGTCATTCTGCTGCTGGGGATTATTCTGGCGCTCAATCTGCTCGGCGCGGCGGCGGTTATCACCACCATCCTCGGCGGTGCCGGGGTGATCGGCCTGGCCATCGGCTTTGCCGTGCGCGACACAGTGGAGAACTATATTTCCAGCGTGATGCTGAGCCTGCGCCAGCCGTTTCGGGCCAAGGACCACGTGGTTATCAATGACCTTGAAGGCATCGTCGTGCGCCTCACTTCGCGCGCGACCATCTTGATGACCCTCGACGGTAACCACATGCGCATCCCCAATGCGGCCGTGTTCAAAGGCATCATCCTCAATTACTCGACCAACCCGGAACGACGCTTTGAGTTCGAACTCGGCGTCGATGCCGAAGACGATCCGGTGGCCGGGATGAAAGCCGGATTGGACGCCATTCGCACCCTCGATTTCATCCTGCAAGACCCCGAGCCCGACGCGCTGATCAACACCGTCGGCGACTCCAACATCGTGCTGACTTTTTATGCTTGGATCGATCAACGTGAAACCAACTTCGGTAAAGCACGCAGCCTGGCCATTCGCGCCGCTATGCGCGCGCTGGAAGAACAAGGCTTCACCTTGCCAGAACCGATTTACCGTTTGCGCTTCGATCCCGAGGTCAACACCGCGCTGTTTAGCGCGCTGGATGGCAAAAACGCTGGCGTCACACCGCTGGCTAGCGGCGAGGACAAAAATGACTCTGCTGCGACCCGAGTTAAGCGCGGCGATGCGGTGCTTGATGTCACCCCGGACAAACACCTGGAGCAAAAAGTCGACGCGGAAATTCGCTCTGACCAGGGCAATGACCTGCTGGATAAAGATGTGCCGCATGAGTAG
- a CDS encoding PLP-dependent aminotransferase family protein, with product MPASSAPPLPVDLSGIHLDPRQGLARQLYQALRERILDGRLQSRTRLPASRDLAQLLAISRNTVTRAFDQLYAEGYVEGRIGDGTYVAELSAVSRPTPLAVEPVTQSAALARLQQHHLSPPLSGPPRAFRVGVPAFDLFPFETWARLSARFWRKPSPARLGYGDPAGDWQLRELIAAYLRNSRGLHCDPAQIVVTSGAQQAISLCAQLLVAPGERVAVENPGYRAAGHALAVAGAQLCGVAVDADGLDTAALAQIEGCRLVYLTPSHQYPTGVTLSLARRLELLEWAERNDGLIIEDDYDGEYRYSGTPLAPLAALDRQGRVLYVGTFCKIAFPALRLGYLVLPPALAEAFAQRRAVDMRHSEIGTQAVMAEFIAAGHFQRHIRRMRTAARSRRDALLAGWPDQVPGCAPLPLVEAGLHLCVRVDSLVRERELVAVAERVGVELNGLSSYWLPDSSIAVDDRAGLVLGFAAVPEAQIAEALEALRRAWSL from the coding sequence ATGCCTGCCTCGTCTGCACCGCCCTTGCCAGTCGACCTCTCCGGGATCCACCTCGATCCGCGTCAGGGCTTGGCGCGTCAGCTGTATCAGGCATTGCGCGAGCGCATTCTCGATGGTCGCCTGCAAAGCCGCACGCGCTTACCGGCCAGCCGCGACCTGGCGCAGTTATTGGCTATTTCCCGTAATACCGTGACCCGCGCCTTCGACCAGCTCTACGCCGAGGGCTATGTCGAAGGGCGGATTGGTGACGGTACTTACGTCGCCGAGCTCAGTGCGGTCAGTCGACCGACGCCGCTGGCGGTTGAGCCGGTAACGCAGAGCGCGGCACTGGCGCGCTTGCAACAGCATCACTTGAGCCCGCCCTTGAGCGGCCCGCCAAGGGCGTTTCGCGTCGGCGTGCCGGCGTTTGATCTGTTTCCGTTCGAGACCTGGGCACGTTTGTCGGCGCGCTTCTGGCGTAAACCATCGCCGGCGCGCTTAGGTTATGGCGACCCGGCCGGCGACTGGCAACTGCGTGAGCTGATCGCCGCTTACCTGCGCAACAGCCGTGGTTTGCATTGCGACCCGGCGCAGATCGTGGTCACCAGCGGCGCCCAGCAAGCCATCAGCCTGTGCGCACAGTTACTGGTGGCGCCGGGCGAGCGCGTGGCGGTGGAGAACCCCGGCTACCGCGCCGCCGGCCATGCGTTGGCGGTGGCCGGTGCGCAGTTGTGCGGCGTGGCGGTGGATGCTGATGGATTGGACACCGCGGCGCTGGCGCAGATCGAGGGTTGTCGGCTGGTCTATCTGACGCCGTCGCACCAGTATCCAACCGGCGTCACCCTGTCGTTGGCGCGGCGTTTGGAGCTGTTGGAATGGGCCGAGCGCAATGACGGCCTGATCATCGAAGACGATTACGACGGCGAATACCGTTACAGCGGTACGCCATTGGCGCCGCTGGCGGCCCTCGATCGTCAGGGCCGGGTGCTCTACGTCGGCACCTTCTGCAAGATCGCTTTTCCGGCGCTGCGTTTGGGTTATCTGGTGCTGCCGCCGGCGCTTGCCGAAGCCTTTGCCCAGCGTCGCGCGGTGGACATGCGTCACTCGGAGATTGGTACCCAGGCAGTGATGGCCGAGTTTATCGCCGCTGGGCACTTTCAGCGGCATATCCGCCGTATGCGCACCGCCGCGCGTAGTCGGCGCGATGCCTTGCTAGCCGGTTGGCCTGATCAAGTGCCGGGTTGCGCACCGCTGCCGTTGGTGGAGGCCGGTCTGCACTTGTGTGTGCGGGTCGACAGCCTGGTCCGTGAGCGCGAACTGGTCGCCGTTGCTGAACGCGTCGGCGTGGAGTTGAATGGTTTGAGCAGTTACTGGCTGCCCGACAGCAGCATCGCTGTGGATGACCGAGCTGGGCTGGTGCTGGGCTTTGCCGCGGTGCCCGAGGCGCAGATTGCCGAGGCGTTGGAGGCACTACGCCGCGCTTGGAGCCTGTAG
- a CDS encoding FMN-binding negative transcriptional regulator has product MYTPAAFRQDDLAALHQQMRASRLPTLISHGSQGLLASHLPLLLEPDEGEYGTLYGHFARANPQWRDLAEGSEALVIFQGAEAYISPSWYAAKAEHGKVVPTWNYIAVHAYGQAEVFDDAERLLQLVSRLSALHEAERPQPWAVSDAPREYIDSMLRAIVGFALPIQRLEGKWKLGQNRSQADQTGVREGLAASSEARDRELVAQMQHDQLAKEAL; this is encoded by the coding sequence ATGTACACACCCGCCGCCTTCCGCCAGGACGACCTCGCCGCACTGCACCAGCAGATGCGCGCCAGCCGTTTGCCCACGCTGATCAGCCACGGCAGCCAAGGCTTGCTCGCCAGCCACCTGCCGCTATTGCTGGAACCTGACGAAGGTGAATACGGCACGCTGTACGGCCACTTCGCCCGCGCCAATCCGCAGTGGCGCGACCTCGCCGAAGGCAGCGAGGCGCTGGTGATTTTTCAGGGTGCCGAGGCGTATATCAGCCCGTCGTGGTACGCCGCCAAAGCCGAGCACGGCAAGGTGGTGCCCACCTGGAACTACATCGCCGTGCACGCCTACGGCCAAGCCGAGGTGTTTGATGACGCCGAGCGCCTGCTGCAACTGGTCAGCCGCCTCAGCGCGCTGCACGAAGCCGAGCGCCCGCAACCCTGGGCGGTAAGCGATGCGCCGCGTGAGTACATCGACAGCATGCTGCGCGCCATCGTCGGCTTCGCCCTGCCGATTCAGCGCCTGGAAGGTAAATGGAAGCTCGGCCAGAACCGCAGCCAGGCTGACCAAACCGGCGTGCGCGAGGGGCTGGCCGCCAGCAGCGAGGCACGCGACCGCGAACTGGTCGCGCAGATGCAACACGATCAACTCGCCAAGGAGGCTTTATGA
- a CDS encoding GNAT family N-acetyltransferase, which produces MNIEIRPISAADHAAWLPLWQGYQRFYKAEIAEATSAMTWQRFLDPAEPMHAALAWHNGRAVGLVHYIFHRSCWTTGDYCYLQDLFVTDDLRGAGIGRQLIEHVYAQARAAGAARVHWLTHESNSDAMQLYERIAERSGFVQYRQLL; this is translated from the coding sequence ATGAACATTGAAATTCGCCCAATCAGCGCCGCTGACCACGCCGCGTGGCTGCCATTGTGGCAGGGCTACCAGCGCTTCTATAAAGCCGAGATTGCCGAGGCCACCAGCGCCATGACGTGGCAGCGCTTTCTCGACCCGGCCGAACCGATGCACGCCGCCCTCGCCTGGCACAACGGGCGCGCCGTGGGCCTGGTGCATTACATCTTCCACCGCTCGTGCTGGACGACTGGCGACTACTGCTACCTGCAAGACCTGTTCGTTACCGATGACCTACGCGGCGCCGGCATCGGTCGCCAATTGATCGAGCATGTCTATGCCCAAGCCCGCGCCGCCGGCGCAGCGCGGGTGCATTGGCTGACCCACGAGAGCAACAGCGACGCCATGCAGCTGTATGAACGCATCGCCGAGCGCTCCGGCTTTGTGCAATATCGCCAACTGCTTTGA
- a CDS encoding GNAT family N-acetyltransferase has translation MTPPLRWQAVSAPSRDTLQGRSVRLEGLNPARHGDGLWQALQGPDSDPLLWDYMSYGPFNERAAFDAWLTRNAASQDPLFFAVVEQSSGQVQGVLSYLSIAVEHGSIEIGHVCFGHVMQRSVQATEVIYLLAKHAFNNGYRRLEWKCNNDNARSKRAAERFGFSYEGLFRQHRVFKDRNRDTAWYSIIDSEWPALAAGYERWLALDNFDAKGQQKMRLEQLRG, from the coding sequence CTGACCCCACCCCTCCGCTGGCAAGCCGTGAGCGCACCCAGCCGCGACACCCTGCAAGGCCGCAGCGTGCGCCTTGAAGGCTTGAACCCCGCGCGCCATGGCGACGGCTTGTGGCAAGCACTGCAAGGCCCGGACAGTGATCCACTGCTGTGGGATTACATGTCTTACGGCCCCTTCAACGAACGCGCCGCCTTCGACGCCTGGCTCACCCGCAATGCCGCCAGCCAAGATCCATTGTTCTTCGCTGTGGTCGAACAAAGCAGTGGCCAGGTACAAGGCGTGCTCAGCTACCTGAGCATCGCCGTGGAGCATGGCAGCATCGAAATCGGTCACGTCTGCTTCGGCCATGTGATGCAACGCAGTGTGCAGGCCACCGAGGTGATCTACCTGCTGGCCAAGCACGCCTTCAACAACGGCTACCGCCGCCTGGAATGGAAGTGCAACAACGACAACGCCCGCTCCAAGCGCGCCGCCGAGCGCTTTGGCTTTAGCTACGAAGGGTTATTCCGTCAGCATCGGGTGTTCAAGGACCGTAACCGCGATACCGCCTGGTATTCGATCATCGACAGCGAATGGCCGGCATTGGCCGCTGGTTATGAGCGCTGGCTGGCGTTGGATAACTTCGATGCAAAGGGGCAGCAAAAAATGCGCCTGGAGCAGCTGCGCGGCTAA
- a CDS encoding helix-turn-helix domain-containing protein, translating to MSDHLGVNLKLLCSHYRSIAEVCRKLTINRAQFNKYLSGQSRPTAYNLKRICDFFGVEAYELSLPAEQFADLVGARSGSPETRALGDPLLELLQPLSEYSSSLSRYCGYYFEYSNCMSVPGQILLSLVQLREERGSFLFERQERQEPSRADSGKAEDWVRCRYLGAAFYLQDRLFLLDYESLTGNEMTQTILIPSFKSRISRLNGLKTGVSSGDLRTPACTRVVWEFLGSDINRVNAYRQVMLYSPDDPRIDADIRQRLSGAQIRNGLFEIE from the coding sequence ATGTCCGATCATCTCGGGGTCAACCTCAAGCTGTTATGCAGCCACTACCGGTCAATTGCCGAAGTGTGTCGCAAGCTCACGATCAATCGCGCCCAGTTCAACAAGTACCTCAGCGGGCAGAGCCGGCCAACGGCCTACAACCTCAAGCGTATCTGCGATTTCTTCGGTGTCGAGGCGTATGAGCTGAGCCTGCCGGCCGAGCAGTTCGCCGACCTGGTGGGGGCGCGCAGTGGTAGCCCGGAAACGCGAGCCTTGGGCGATCCCTTGTTGGAGTTGTTGCAGCCGCTGAGTGAGTACTCCAGCAGTCTGTCGCGCTACTGCGGTTACTATTTCGAATATTCCAACTGCATGTCGGTGCCGGGGCAGATTCTGCTGTCGTTGGTACAACTGCGCGAGGAGCGCGGTAGCTTTCTGTTCGAGCGCCAGGAGCGTCAGGAGCCGTCGCGTGCTGACAGCGGCAAGGCCGAAGACTGGGTGCGCTGTCGTTACCTGGGCGCGGCGTTTTACCTGCAAGACCGGCTGTTTTTGCTCGACTACGAGTCGCTGACCGGCAACGAGATGACCCAGACCATACTGATCCCCAGCTTTAAAAGCCGCATCAGTCGGCTTAATGGCCTGAAAACCGGGGTGTCCAGCGGCGACCTGCGCACCCCCGCGTGCACCCGAGTGGTCTGGGAGTTTCTCGGCAGCGACATCAATCGAGTCAACGCCTACCGCCAGGTGATGCTCTACAGCCCGGATGATCCGCGTATCGACGCCGACATTCGTCAGCGCCTCAGCGGCGCGCAGATCCGTAACGGCCTGTTCGAGATCGAGTAA